In Primulina eburnea isolate SZY01 chromosome 14, ASM2296580v1, whole genome shotgun sequence, the following proteins share a genomic window:
- the LOC140811250 gene encoding uncharacterized protein: MFGTFKCFICKEEGHKAADCPRNKRPTTSREYVIHTEEAEAEPDTTLITDLNGFDGIFAARRTFIFGIATYAPLYSERIFMLGIFFEAVRNKQMSHIISFICARKLIKRGCQAFVASLVSVSKPVSQRLDDFEVVRDFPSIFPKEVSCILPDREVDFSIELMLGKIPIFKAPYCLAPAEMKELKEWIQKLLEKVLMQNDRVIAYESKQLKVHEKNYPTHDLDLTAVVFALKIWRHYLYGEKCNIFTDHKILKHFFTQKELKMRQQRWLELVKDYDCDISYHPRKANVVVNALSMKNAQVKAGHQRPTGKLKPLPIPEWKCENVTMDFVVGLPRTVGGFNAIWDDVGERAELDLDIVGQIAELLVKIRDRMKTTQSHQKSYADKRHRYLEFAVGDHVFVKVSHMKDIMRFGKKGKLGPRFIRPFEILERFGTLAYKVALPLNLAEVHNMFHMSMLWKYMSNLSHVLNYEPLQLTPNMSYEEKPTEILDRLERRIRNKLFM; encoded by the exons ATGTTTGGAACATTCAAGTGCTTCATCTGCAAGGAGGAGGGCCATAAAGCTGCGGATTGCCCGAGGAATAAAAGACCTACTACCAGTAGAGAATATGTGATCCACACTGAGGAGGCTGAGGCAGAGCCAGACACGACTTTGATTACTG ACTTGAATGGTTTTGATGGTATATTTGCTGCAAGAAGGACATTTATCTTTGGTATAGCTACCTATGCACCACTGTATTCAGAAAGGATATTTATGTTAGGTATTTTTTTTGAGGCAGTGAGGAACAAGCAGATGTCGCACATTATTTCCTTTATCTGTGCGAGGAAACTTATAAAGAGAGGCTGCCAAGCTTTTGTAGCGAGCCTTGTGTCAGTATCTAAGCCAGTCAGTCAGAGGCTAGATGATTTTGAGGTTgtcagagattttcctagcATTTTTCCTAAGgaagtttcttgcattttacCGGATCGAGAGGTGGATTTTTCTATCGAGTTGATGCTGGGGAAAATCCCAATTTTTAAGGCACCCTATTGTCTAGCACCTGCGGAGATGAAAGAACTAAAGGAGTGGATTCAGAAGTTGCTGgaaaagg TTCTTATGCAGAATGATCGAGTGATAGCATATGAGTCCAAACaattgaaggtgcatgagaagaattatccaaCTCATGACCTCGATCTTACAGCAGTAGTATTCGCTCTGAAGATCTGGAGGCACTACttatatggagagaagtgcaatattttcactgatcataaaaTCTTGAAGCACTTCTTCACTCAAAAAGAGCTGAAAATGAGGCAACAAAGATGGTTAGAGCtggttaaagattatgactgcgacattagctaccacccgagAAAGGCTAATGTGGTCGTAAATGCATTGAGTATGAAGAATGCA CAAGTTAAGGCAGGACATCAGAGGCCTACAGGGAAGCTTAAGcctctccctattcccgagtggaaatgtgAGAATgtcactatggattttgtggtagGGCTACCGAGGACGGTTGGAGGATTTAacgccatttgg GATGatgtaggagagagagcagagttggatCTAGATATTGTCGGACAGATCGCAGAGCTACTAGTCAAGATCCGGGATAGGATGAAGACTACTCAGAGCCATCAGAAAAGTTATGCAGATAAGCGACACAGATatctagagtttgcagtgggtgaCCACGTATTTGTGAAAGTTTCACATATGAAGGATAtaatgagatttggtaagaagggcaaaCTCGGTCCAAGGTTCATACGACCATTTGAGATTCTCGAGAGATTTGGAACACTAGCTTACAAAGTTGCACTGCCACTGAATCTGGCTGAAGTGCATAATATGTTTCATATGTCAATGTTgtggaagtacatgtcgaatcttTCACATGTGTTGAATTATGAGCCTCTGCAGTTGACACCGAATATGTCATACGAAGAAAAGCCTACTGAAATTCTGGACAGACTGGAAAGGAGAATCCGGAACAAGTTAttcatgtaa